A stretch of the Panicum virgatum strain AP13 chromosome 9N, P.virgatum_v5, whole genome shotgun sequence genome encodes the following:
- the LOC120689011 gene encoding uncharacterized protein LOC120689011, with product MSQASSSTARTRRSSADRVALQPGPLVVVAAVPPPTTVDLQAPLDDMTGLPLIMCPTCKDVRVFAATTTKSQYNFGKRFFKCPRQGYGNGRCSRYWFEEEYMVYPEDHGYLLPASSTIAAASTTEVPELVGKIDRLEQNLNEVKQMVGKNREGLGSCICLVCGCVNVTIFVVLAIGLVVAVLK from the exons ATGTCGCAGGCGTCCTCCTCAACCGCTCGGACTCGGCGGTCAAGCGCAGATCGGGTTGCCCTGCAACCTGGAccccttgttgttgttgctgcagtGCCTCCGCCCACTACTGTCGATCTGCAGGCGCCGCTTGATGATATGACCGGGTTACCATTGATCATGTGCCCGACTTGCAAGGATGTGCGGGTGTTTGCTGCCACTACCACGAAGTCTCAGTATAATTTTGGAAAGAGGTTTTTCAAGTGCCCCCGGCAAGGCTATGGAAAT GGGAGATGTTCCAGGTATTGGTTTGAGGAGGAATATATGGTGTACCCTGAGGATCATGGTTATCTACTTCCAGCTTCCTCGACCATTGCAGCTGCTTCGACAACAGAAGTTCCCGAGCTGGTGGGAAAAATAGATAGGTTGGAGCAAAATCTGAACGAGGTGAAGCAAATGGTTGGCAAGAACAGGGAAGGCTTGGGAAGTTGCATTTGTCTTGTGTGTGGATGTGTGAATGTAACAATATTCGTGGTGTTGGCCATTGGCTTGGTTGTAGCTGTATTGAAGTAA